In a single window of the Branchiostoma floridae strain S238N-H82 chromosome 2, Bfl_VNyyK, whole genome shotgun sequence genome:
- the LOC118409999 gene encoding glutamate receptor ionotropic, delta-1-like, which yields MLWYKWLLLGMEISTYSSVWAGPIPTPSTRSITRHGHWERTTRNSHSVTATRNSHSVATTKKTLKENTTANGHRKGTPRRTTPKHELPLPARRTHHTTDYSSEDFITIPRRDLPQMCEKLNRDSSSSPADTRSHPPVFLPLEATAPATTTLQATSPMPGATSSKFGSSTPWIDDLGGKRHFRVVTVLDSPFTMVEKNESGGYRYVGFCVDLINAIADHLGFTYELYEPPDGQYGAEKDDGTWSGMVGELISGRADIALAAMTISSKREKVIDFTARYMDYGTGLIMKKPKEGKRELFAFFLPFEMTVWIGVMASIFVVAVLLSLTSLVRVKLNLVDHSRHENDADFDLRNSAWFSYASLLRKGVEPQPRSTPNRILAGAWWLFGLIAISTYTANLTAFLTVKRLEQPIRSVDDLVKQTKIKYGIPKGGSTFAFFHDQQATGTVYELMWNYMNAEETMVPNVLEGIKEVKKGEFVFMYDTPMLEYLTMTDESCEMMMVGKSFRHLGYGLATQHGNRLSHMLSLGILKLKEAGKIDRFRNVWWPTVGCALDGGVTTQAGADRLGLDSFYGVFVIVAVGVALTVIYLMMEVTWTYCCKPKTQMSETEFSLTKQESSHQRLLEKDFLRAIDSGLVQIFIKKTGGASANGIVANGDRSL from the exons GACCCATACCGACACCCTCAACACGCAGCATCACCAGACATGGCCACTGGGAGAGAACTACAAGAAACAGCCATAGCGTGACTGCCACTAGAAACAGCCACAGTGTGGCTACCACGAAGAAAACCCTGAAAGAAAACACCACCGCTAACGGTCACAGGAAAGGCACACCGCGGAGAACAACACCCAAACACGAACTCCCTCTCCCGGCCAGAAGAACACATCACACCACAGACTATTCTTCCGAGGACTTCATCACCATCCCGAGAAGAGATCTACCGCAGATGTGTGAGAAGTTGAACAGAGACTCCTCCTCTTCCCCCGCCGATACCCGGTCCCACCCTCCCGTGTTTCTCCCACTAGAGGCTACTGCTCCCG CCACTACAACGCTTCAGGCCACATCGCCAATGCCAGGCGCCACGTCATCTAAGTTCGGATCAAGTACGCCGTGGATTGACGACTTGGGTGGGAAGAGGCACTTCCGTGTTGTAACTGTACTG GACTCGCCTTTCACAATGGTGGAGAAGAATGAGTCCGGGGGTTACCGGTACGTGGGGTTCTGTGTGGACCTTATCAACGCCATAGCGGATCATCTAGGCTTCACGTACGAGCTGTACGAGCCGCCTGACGGCCAGTACGGGGCGGAGAAAGATGACGGGACGTGGTCTGGCATGGTGGGGGAGCTCATCTCAGGG CGCGCCGACATTGCCCTAGCTGCAATGACAATCAGTTCCAAACGGGAGAAGGTTATCGACTTCACTGCCCGGTACATGGACTATGGGACTGGTCTAATCATGAAAAA GCCGAAGGAAGGCAAAAGAGAGCTGTTTGCGTTCTTCCTCCCGTTCGAGATGACTGTCTGGATCGGCGTCATGGCCTCCATTTTCGTGGTCGCGGTTCTGCTGAGTCTCACGAGTCTCGTGAGAGTTAAGCTGAATCTCGTGGACCACTCACGGCACGAAAACGACGCCGATTTTGACCTGAGAAACAGTGCCTGGTTCTCATACGCGTCACTTCTGAGAAAAG GTGTTGAGCCTCAGCCGAGGTCGACTCCAAACCGAATCCTAGCGGGTGCCTGGTGGTTGTTTGGTCTCATCGCCATATCAACGTACACCGCCAACCTCACGGCCTTCCTCACGGTCAAGAGACTGGAGCAGCCGATCAGATCCGTGGATGACCTGGTcaagcaaacaaaaatcaaatacgGCATCCCGAAGGGCGGAAGCACGTTCGCCTTCTTCCATGATCAACAAG CCACAGGTACAGTCTATGAGCTGATGTGGAACTACATGAACGCAGAGGAAACAATGGTACCCAACGTCCTGGAAGGGATAAAGGAAGTAAAGAAG GGTGAGTTTGTCTTTATGTATGACACACCGATGTTGGAGTACCTCACCATGACAGATGAGAGCTGTGAAATGATGATGGTCGGCAAGtctttccgccatcttggatatggGCTAGCAACCCAGCATGGCAACAGGCTGTCACATATGCTTTCATTAGG TATTTTAAAGCTGAAAGAGGCGGGGAAAATAGATAGATTTCGAAACGTCTGGTGGCCGACAGTTGGCTGTGCTCTAGATGGAGGGGTTACAACACAGGCGGGAGCAGATCGTCTGGGGCTGGACAGCTTCTACGGAGTGTTCGTCATCGTCGCCGTTGGAGTAGCGTTAACAGTTATCTATCTGATGATGGAAGTCACCTGGACGTACTGTTGCAAGCCAAAGACACAGATG TCGGAAACAGAATTTTCCCTGACCAAGCAAGAGTCTTCACATCAAAGACTGCTGGAAAAAGACTTCCTGCGCGCCATCGACAGCGGCTTGGTGCAGATCTTCATCAAGAAGACAGGGGGCGCTTCTGCCAATGGGATCGTTGCAAATGGGGACAGGTCGTTGTGA